In Streptomyces sp. Li-HN-5-11, the sequence ATTCGCCGCGTGGCGTCAGCCACGGGTGATGCTGTGGGCCGCGGCAGGTGTGACAACCCTTGGATTCCTCGTCGCGCTGGAGATCGCCGCGCGGCGCTACGGCCTGCCGGGTCCGGTCACCAACCAGGTACGCGAGGTGATATTCCCGCCCAAGTCCGGCTTCCTGCTGTACGCCAGCATGGCGTTGATGACCGTAGTGCTCCCCTGGCGGCAACGGTTCATCGCGGCCGGCGCCGCCATCGCCATCGACATCGCCTTCCTGACCGTGCGCTGGGCGCTCGGCATCAAGGTGACCGACGGCCACCCCTTCGGCAACGGCGCGTTGTGGGTCATCCTGGGCTGCGCGGTCATCGCTGTCACACGCCGCACGGGCCCGGAACGCGTCCTGCTGCTCAAAGGCGCCGGGCTGGGCCTGCTGCTGGTGACCGGCCGCAAGGTCGGCGACACCTGGCTGCTCATCACGTCCAAGACCCGCCCGGCGGTGCTCGACCAGTACGTGGCGACCGCCGATCACGCACTGGGCAACCCCTCCTGGCTGGCGGGCCGGATGGTCAGGGCCACCGGTCCGATCGGCCACCATCTTCTCCACTACGTCTACGCTCAGCTCGCGGTGGCCGCGGTCGTCGTCGCGGTGTACCAGCTGCGCAACGTGGCGGCCGAGGGCCGTTTCCCGAGCCATCACCTGGTGCGCACCTTTCTGGTCATCGGCCTCCTGGGGCCGGCCATCTACATGATCTTCCCAGTGGTGGGACCGATCTTCACCTACAGCGCCGACGGCGGGCACTGGGCCGCGGCCAACCTGTGGCCGGACACGCCGCCCCCGATCGGCAACCCGCACCACATGCCGTACGACCAGATCACCCCGCGCAACTGCATGCCCAGCCTGCACACGGCGTGGGCCACCACGATCTTCGTTCATTCCCGCAGGGGCCCGCGGTCTCTGCGGTTCGCCGGCACGTTCTGGCTGATCGCCACGCTCGGCGCCACCCTGGGATTCGGCTACCACTACGGCGCGGACATAGTGGCCGGTGTGGTGTTCGCGCTCACGATCGACGCTGCGCTGCGCTCGCTCGCACATGGCTGGGACCGGTCAGGAATCCAGCTGGTCACCCTCGGCACAACGGTCTTCACCGCGCTCCTGGTGGCATACCGCTATCTGCCGACTCAGTTGGCCGAGCACGCGTGGTTGTCCGGACCGCTTCTGCTTGCGGCCATGGGCTCCGTGATCTACGGCTACGTGCGGAACACGAAACTGTGGGAACCGAAGGCTGCACCGGTGCGGCAGCCGGAATCGCAACCCGAGCCCGTGTGAGCCGTACACCAGGAGGCACGCGAACGCCCGACAGGGGATGACCGTGACCGTGCCTCCTCTTCCTTCAGCGCTCAACCGCCGGCAGCGCCGCCGGCATCCGCTCCAGGGCCCCGCCCGCGAACACGTCGTACAGCGGCAGCGTCTCCAGGTGGATGTAGCCGATGCGACAGTCGCAGACAGCGAGTGGACGGGCGCGGGGGCGCGGCGCCCGACGGTAGGAGCCGTCGTAGAGGTTGCCCAGCTCCGACCGTACGAAGTGGCAGCGGCGCACCGTGCCCTCGCCGTCCGAGGCGGTCAGGTGAACATA encodes:
- a CDS encoding phosphatase PAP2 family protein translates to MLWAAAGVTTLGFLVALEIAARRYGLPGPVTNQVREVIFPPKSGFLLYASMALMTVVLPWRQRFIAAGAAIAIDIAFLTVRWALGIKVTDGHPFGNGALWVILGCAVIAVTRRTGPERVLLLKGAGLGLLLVTGRKVGDTWLLITSKTRPAVLDQYVATADHALGNPSWLAGRMVRATGPIGHHLLHYVYAQLAVAAVVVAVYQLRNVAAEGRFPSHHLVRTFLVIGLLGPAIYMIFPVVGPIFTYSADGGHWAAANLWPDTPPPIGNPHHMPYDQITPRNCMPSLHTAWATTIFVHSRRGPRSLRFAGTFWLIATLGATLGFGYHYGADIVAGVVFALTIDAALRSLAHGWDRSGIQLVTLGTTVFTALLVAYRYLPTQLAEHAWLSGPLLLAAMGSVIYGYVRNTKLWEPKAAPVRQPESQPEPV